CGGGGAGCATCGGCATTCGCGGTGGAGGAGGAACCGACGCGGGACTTGACGCGCCGAAGAAGCCGCCTTCATTGTAATGCCGCTTCGACTTCCCCGAAAGGGGGATCACAATTCCCTAAATCAGCACAGCCCGCCGATGCCCCTTCATACCCTCGCGCAGGGTGAATGCGCGCGCAGCATCGCCGCGCAGCGCGGCACCCCGTGGGCCGCCCTCTGGGAGCATCCGGAGAACGCGGAGTTGCGCGCGCGCCGCCCCGACCCCGCCGTGCTCCAGCCGGGCGACGTCCTCTTCGTCCCCGACCCGGAGCCCGCGCCGCGTCCATGCGCCGTGCAGATCCGCAACCGCTACACGGTCAGCGGCCGCACCACCCTCTTCCGGCTCCGCCTGCTGCGCGAGGGCGACGCACCGCGCGCGGCGCAGGCGTACCAGCTCTGCGTGGACGGCTTCTGGCAGTCCGGCAGCACGGACGCAGAGGGCTGGCTGGAGGCGCGCATCCCCTGCGACGCGCGACGGGGCGAGCTGGTGCTCCCGGCCCACGACGGCCAGTCCGTGGCCGAGGCCGAGGAGCGCTTCGAGCTCGCGTTCGGCCACCTCGACCCCTCGGACGAGATCAGCGGCGCGCAGGGCCGCCTCCGCAACCTGGGCTTCGCCGCGTGCGAGGTGGACGGCGTCCCCGGCCCGGAAACGGAGGATGCACTCCGTCTCTTCCAGGCCACCGCCGGCCTCGAGGAGACGGGCCGCCTCGACCCCCCAACCGCCGATGCACTCCGCGCCCGCCACGGAAGCTGACGTGCCCACCTCCGCGATCCGGGGTATCTACATCTGGGCAGCGTGCGTGCCGCAGGTGGAAACGAGCTCGAGCACGGAAGATCGTCGTCATGCACCGTCTCACGATCACAAAGATCACGAAAGCGCTGGCGTGGTGCGCTCTGGGTTTCGCCGGGGCGTACGAGCCCGCTCGTGGTGTGGCGCAAACCACCGCTCAGATGAACACGTGCGACGACACCGCGATCGTTCACCGGCGTGCCGGAGAGGGCGCCACCGCGTTCCTGATGCGGGTGCGTCCGGCCGGAATGGAGTTGTCGCACCAGGCGCTGGAGGGGGAGTTCGGATTCACGCGGCGCGACATCCTCGCGCTGTTCGGGACCCGGGCTGAGGGGCTGCAGAGCGGGTGGGTGCTGACGCCAGCCGCCGGTTGCCCGGGTTATTACCGCCGCCACGCACTTCCGCTCGGCGAAGTCTCGTTGTGGAAAGTCGCCGCGCCCGCGTACGAAGTGCGAGCGGCGCTCGGCGCCAACGCGGACCGTGACGCCGCTCGCGAGCTCGTGCTGATCCTCCGCGCGGAAGGCCGGGGGCCAGCCGACGATCGTGGGAATCGCGACTGGAACATGGAGAACAACGTCGCCGTCTTCGATTGGAACGGCACGCGCTTCGTGCACCTGGACTCCGTCGCGGAGAAGGTGTACGGCCTGCGCACGGCGGCGGCGGTTCGCGCGCGGTTGCGGGCTCTCGGCTACTGACACTCCGACCCTCACCTACCCGTGCCCGTCTTAGCCGAGCGCGCGCCCGCCGCGACCGACCCGCGCATCCTGGACAACAACTTCCCCGATGCGGACACGGGCCTCCAGCCACCGCGGCGGAGGATGATGCTCGCGGCTCCGGGCGCGAGTCCGGTTGCACGGAGCGGCGGCAACACCGTGCAGACGGCGGGACCTGCGCTCCAGATCGCGAACCTCGATCGCCAGGATCCGCCCGGCTACCGAGCCGGCGGGGTTCCGCGCGCTCCGGAGTTCAACCAGAACGTGCTCGCGATCACGGGCACCCCGGCCATGCCGCCCATCGCCGTTCGCTGCACGCTGCGCGGCTTCTCGCCCCGGCAGACGCCGATCCACTGGCGCCTTCAGTGCCGCCACGTCCTGGCGCGCCACATCAACACCGGGAACTCGCGCTACTCGGGGCGCTCGGAGATCCACCAACTCGAATGGCAGGGGCGGAGCACCGAGCCGGACTTCACCCTCTTCGCCGGGACTCGCGATCCTGCGGTGAGCTACGATTACAACGGTCCCGCGAACCTGATGGGGGGCCACGCGCTGCTCACCGTGGCGGTGCGTCCGCCGGGTACCAGCGCGTGGCTGCTGGATTACGTCCACCTGCGGATCGGCGGGTCCAACCCCCAGCAGAGGGACGTGGTCGATCACCTGGAGCGTGTTCTCGCCGGCCGCAACGAGAACATACTGACGATGGTGCGGGCCATATTCGCCCACGAATCCGACTACACCCAGTTCAGAGCACGTGCGCAGACGGGGACGAGCTACAGGGGAGTGCGCTTCGACTGCCCCGACGATCCACCAAACTTTCCACTCGCCACGTTCGACTTCGGAGTCGGCATCTCGCAGTACACCCGGCTCCCGAACCGCCCGATCGTCCGCGAGGTGGCGTGGGATTGGCGCGAGAACATACGCAGTGGGTTGAACCTCTTTCTGACCAGCAACCTGCGTGACGAGTACAGCGCCGGGATGACCTGGCGTGAATGGGCGCGCCAGGCATGGGCCAGGTACAACGGAAGCGGCGCCGACGCGCGGGCATACGCGATTCGCCTCGCGGCTTCACCCATCGGGCAGGAGGTGAGCAACTCTCCCGTGCCGGCGAGAATCGACCTGGCACGCGAGACCGCTCACATCCCCGGCCCGGCGGCACTCGGGCCGCCCCCCGCGTGGCCGCCGCAGGCCGCGCCCGCCCGATGACGCAAGCCGTGGTCGATGCCGCGCAGCTCCGGCGCTACGTGGACGCGGGGGAGTTGTACGCCATCGTCGACGCGTGCGACCGGGCGGACGTGCCGCCGATGGCGTGGGAGCGGGGAGCGCGCGCGGCTTCGCTGTTCGCGGGCACGGAAGACGCCGCGCTGTGGGCCCTCGCGCCGTACCTGTTCGCGGCGGATGCGGAGCTGCTGGAGTGGATCGCGGAGACGCGGGCGGAGGATGCGTGGGGCGTGTTCGTGATGGCGGATTGCGGTCTGGAGGCGCTGGCCAGCCACCTCCGCGAGCTGCTCGTGGTGCGGTCACCGGACGGCGAGCGCATGCGGTTCCGCTTCTACGATCCGCGCGTCCTCCGCGGCCATCTCGAGAGCTGCGATGCGGATGCGTTGCGCGGCTTCTTTGGCCCGGCGCGCGCGTTCGGCGTGGCGGAGGAGGACGGGGTGCGGCTCTTTTACGGCGCGGCGCGGAAGATCCGGGTGGTGGCCGAGTCATCTCCGTGATCTCGGCGGCGCGGGTAAGATAGAGCAGCAGGCCGATGTGCGTTGCGGGCTGGCCGCGCGCTCGGCTCGCCCGCTATACTCGTCGCGGGTGTCCGTCACGCGACCAGGTACATAAAAGGCGAAGTGAAGATCGTCCTCCCCGGCGGGTCGGGACAGGTGGGAACGCTGCTCGCTCGCGCCTTCGAGGGCGACGGGCACGAGGTGGTTGTGCTGGGGCGGTCCGCGAGCGCGGGGCCGTGGCGCTCGGTGACGTGGGACGCGAAGACGCTCGGCCCGTGGGCGGCGGAGCTGGAAGGCGCGGACGTGGTGATCAACCTCGCCGGCCGCAACGTCAACTGCCGCTACAACGCCGCCAACCGCCGCGAGATCATGGATTCGCGCGTGGACTCGACGCGCGTGCTGGGCGAGGCCATCGCGGGGTGCGCTCGGCCGCCGCGGATCTGGCTGCAGTCGAGCACGGCCACCATCTACGCCCACCGCTTCGACGCGCCCAACGACGAGGCCTCCGGCATCATCGGCGGGGAGGAGCCGGACGCGCCGGACAGCTGGCGCTTCAGCATCGATGTGGCGCGGGCGTGGGAGCGCGCGTTCGAGGACGCGGCCGTTCCGCACACCCGCAAGGTCGCGCTCCGCTCGGCGGTGGTGTTGAGCCCCGACGCGGGCGGCATCTTCGACGTGCTGCTGGGGCTCGTGCGGCGCGGGCTGGGCGGGCGCTCGGGGGATGGGCGCCAGTTCGTATCGTGGATTCACCACGAGGACTTCACGCGGGCCGTGCGCTGGCTGATCGAGCGCGAGGACTTCGCGGGGGTGGTGAACCTGGCCGCGCCGGGCCCGCTCCCGAACGACGACTTCATGCGCGTGCTGCGCGAGGCGTGGGGCACGGGCGTAGGCCTCCCCGCGACGCGATGGATGCTGGAGATCGGCGCCGTCTTCCTGCGAACCGAGACGGAGCTGATCCTCAAGAGCCGGCGT
The window above is part of the Longimicrobium sp. genome. Proteins encoded here:
- a CDS encoding peptidoglycan-binding domain-containing protein, which codes for MPLHTLAQGECARSIAAQRGTPWAALWEHPENAELRARRPDPAVLQPGDVLFVPDPEPAPRPCAVQIRNRYTVSGRTTLFRLRLLREGDAPRAAQAYQLCVDGFWQSGSTDAEGWLEARIPCDARRGELVLPAHDGQSVAEAEERFELAFGHLDPSDEISGAQGRLRNLGFAACEVDGVPGPETEDALRLFQATAGLEETGRLDPPTADALRARHGS
- a CDS encoding DUF4123 domain-containing protein, with the protein product MTQAVVDAAQLRRYVDAGELYAIVDACDRADVPPMAWERGARAASLFAGTEDAALWALAPYLFAADAELLEWIAETRAEDAWGVFVMADCGLEALASHLRELLVVRSPDGERMRFRFYDPRVLRGHLESCDADALRGFFGPARAFGVAEEDGVRLFYGAARKIRVVAESSP
- a CDS encoding TIGR01777 family oxidoreductase; the encoded protein is MKIVLPGGSGQVGTLLARAFEGDGHEVVVLGRSASAGPWRSVTWDAKTLGPWAAELEGADVVINLAGRNVNCRYNAANRREIMDSRVDSTRVLGEAIAGCARPPRIWLQSSTATIYAHRFDAPNDEASGIIGGEEPDAPDSWRFSIDVARAWERAFEDAAVPHTRKVALRSAVVLSPDAGGIFDVLLGLVRRGLGGRSGDGRQFVSWIHHEDFTRAVRWLIEREDFAGVVNLAAPGPLPNDDFMRVLREAWGTGVGLPATRWMLEIGAVFLRTETELILKSRRVVPGRLLEAGFEFRFPRWEEAARDLCGEWRRRESA